CACACATTCCGCCACGTCGTCCACATGCCCCTGCACGATGTGCCCATCGAGCCGGCCGTTCATGGGAAGACAGCGTTCGAGATTGACCAAGTCGCCTATTTCCCACTGACTAAGGTTGGTGCGGCGAAGCGTTTCCTCCACTGCCGTGACGCGGTGCCAATGAGCGCCCAAGCCAACCACCGTGAGGCAAGCCCCATTATGGCTCACGCTCTGGTCAATTTTCAACTCGTGCGAGATGCCGCTTTCAAGCGTAAAATGCACATTGGAGCGGTCATGCTCCACCGCCACTACCTTGCCTAAGGTCTCAATGATTCCGGTAAACATTTTCAGAAATATGCCTTGACTTGTTAGGATTTGTCAGATGACCATGATTTTGAGCCGATTGCGCTTTTAGCCATGCCCAAAACTCGGCGGCGCGAGGTATAAACGAGGCGCTATCGGGATTTGCCCCACTTTAACACCTCAGCACCGAAAGAGGTTTGTATTTCTCCAAAATAGACTCAGATGCTGTTGTAAAATGCCAATCCCTCTTCCATCATTTCACGCCTCACCTCCACCACCCGCATTGAAAACGGCTCGTCGCCCGGCAAAGTCATGCGCACCACGCCTGCCGCGTTTTTTTTGTCTTGTCGCATCAAATCCCACAACGCCGAAAATGCCGATGCCGGAATGTAGCGGTGCGTGAAAAAACACTTGTTCACCGCAATGATGTCCTCCAAGTTTACGGCGCCCCCCATCCTGCTTTCGCAAATCATCCCAATCGCAATCGCCTCTCCGTGAGTGAGTGGCTCCGCCGTGTCCAAAAAATAGCTCTCCAGCGCATGGCCGATGGTGTGGCCGAAATTGAGCAGCGCCCGCACTCCTTTTTCTATGGGGTCGTCCTGCACGACGCGCACTTTGACGGCGATAGAGGCATGCAGCACACCAGCCCACCCATCATCACCCGACAATGCGTCGCTGGCAGTCACCCCAACACATTCTGCCATGATTTTTCCCAACAAAGAAGGTGCGCCAATCAGCGCGTGTTTGATGATTTCTGCCAAACCGCTGCGCAACTCCCGTTCGGGCAAAGTTTTCAAAAACGCAGGGTCAACAAATACAGCGGCGGGGTTCTGAAAAACGCCGAGCGTATTTTTCACGCCCTGAAAATCAATGCCGAGTTTGCCGCCAATAGCGGCATCGGTCATCGCCAACAAAGTGGTCGGCACCTGCACGAAATCCACGCCGCGCTTCCAAGTAGCCGCACAAAACCCGCCGAGGTCGCCGACGACCCCGCCACCAAGATTGATGACAAGCGCCCGACGGTCGAGCCGAGCATCAAGCATGGACAGCCAGATGCGCTGGCAAGTATCAAGGTTTTTGAAACGCTCGCCAGCGGGCATCACCTCGATGGAAAATCCTTCCTGCAAGCTGGTTTTTTCCAAAAAACAAGGCAGGCAAAGTTCCTGAGTGTTCGTGTCGGCAACGAGAAAAAGGTGAGAGTAGCCGCGCTCGCGCAGCCAAGCGGGGAAATGCGCTTTCAAGTCACCAAGCAGAATTGGGCAGCCGTCAAGATAGAAAATATGCGACATGGGGCGAAGGTAGGATTGATGTGCCATAACTTCGCCTCGCCCCTTGCCTTGCTGTCATTCCAACCTTTTCTCTATTCACTCAAACCTGTCTGAATTATGAAGCAACTCACATTCCTCATTTTCTACCTCGCCGCATTGGGCAGTCTCTCCGCCCAAAACGTGCTCAAAGGCCGCGTGACCGACGAAAACGGCGAGCCTTTGGCAGGTGTCACCGTCAGCGAACGCGGCACCGCCAACGGAACCGTGACCGCCTCCGATGGTTCTTTCTCCCTGAACTACAGCCGCGTGGATGCCGTCATCGTGTTTGCCTACACCGGATTTGCCACCCAAGAAGTCGTCACCGATGGCCGCTCCGAAGTCAATATCGTGATGGAAAACGATGATAATTTATTGGGCCAAATTGTCATCATCGGCTCGCGTCGAGCCAACCGAACCCAGACAGAAACCCCTGTCCCGGTGGATGTCATCAACGTCGGGCCAGCCATCCTGACCACCGCACGAGCCGATATCACCAACTTGCTCAACTACGCGGCCCCATCGTTCAACTACAACAAACAAAGCGGCGCGGACGGCGCAGACCACATTGATTTGGCTACCCTGCGAGGGCTTGGCCCCGACCAAACCCTCGTGCTGGTGAATGGCAAACGCCGCCACCAAACCGCTTTCGTGTCAGTGTTTGGCACCCGCGGGCGCGGCAACAGCGGCACCGACCTCAGCGCCATTCCGGTGCAGGCCATTGACCGCGTGGAAATCCTGCGCGACGGCGCTTCCGCCCAGTATGGCTCCGATGCCATAGCGGGCGTGATGAATATCATTCTGAAAAAAAATCCGGGACAGTTCAGCGCCGACATCGGCGTGTCGGGGCACTACGACAACCAGTACAACCCCGCCTTTAAAGACAATCCTTTTGGCTTTTACGAAATAGAGGACGGCAAAAAACTCGATGGCCTGCTCTATAGCATGGGTGCCAACTACGGCATACCCGTGGGCGACAAAGGCGGCGTGGTCAACCTGACGCTCAACTACGCCAATCAAGGCAAAACCTTCCGCCAAGAAATGGACAACGTGTTGCCCATCAACACCGTGCGCCGGGCGCATGGCGATGCTTCCATGCAGCGTTTTGGCGGAATGTTCAATGCCGAAGTGCCGCTAAAAGAGAACGGCCAATTGGTCTTCTACTCGTTCGGCGGATACCACCGCAAGGAGTCGGATGCGTATGCTTTCACGCGCAATTTTTCCGAGCGCCCCGAACGTTTCCCCACCGACGGCGTAGAGTTGATAGAAGTGCCCGGCATCATCAAACAAGACTTGGAAGGGGAGTTTTTTTTCAATCCGCGCATTCGCACCGAAGTGCAGGACATCTCTTTTGCCGCTGGCCTCAACGGTACCTTCGGCGACGACTGGAACTGGGACGCAAGCAACTCGACAGGCTACAACAACTTTCATTTTTTTGGAAACAAAACCTTCAACGCTGGCTTGGGCGCAGGCCAAACCAGCTTCGACGACGGTGGGTTCAGGTTCCTACAAAACACCACCAACCTGAATTTCAGCAAACTTTTCCCCTACGTCATGGAAGGCCTGAACGTCGCGTTTGGCGGTGAGTACCGCTACGAAAACTACCAACTTTTCGCAGGCGAGGAAGCTTCCTATCTGCGCTACGGCCCCGAAATTTTTGACATAGTGCCCATCTTCGAGGGCGGCGAGCTCATCGGCTTCGACACCATCTATCGCCCTGCCGGAGCACAAGGCTTCCCCGGCTACCAACCCGCCGACGAGGTGAATGCCAACCGCTCCTGCATCGGCGTTTATGGAGACTTGGAATTGGACGTGACCAATAAATTCTTGGTGGGACTGGCTGGCCGTTTTGAAAATTACAGCGACTTCGGTTCCACGCTCAATGGCAAATTGGCCTTGCGCTACAAACTCGCCCCCAACTTCAATCTGCGCGGCTCGGCCAGCACAGGCTTCCGCGCACCGTCGTTGCAACAAATCAATTTCAGCAGCACCTTCACCACCGTGCAGGCAGGTCAAATCGCCGAAGTCAAAATCGCGCCGAATGCCAGCACCATCACACAAGCCGCAGGCATCTCCAAACTAAAGGAAGAAAAATCGCTCAACGGCAGCGTGGGATTTTCGTGGAAACCCACCCGCGCACTGACACTGACCCTTGACGGCTATTGGGTTCAGGTGAAAGACCGCGTGGTGCTTTCGGGACAGTTCGGTGCCGACGACCCCTCGCTCAACCCGAACTTTACTGGCGCTTTGCAAAGCCTGAACGTCAGCTATGCGCAGTTTTTTGCCAACGCGGTGAACACCACCAACAAGGGCATTGACATCGTGTTGGACTACAACACGCCCATTGGCAATGGCAACTTCCGAGGATTGCTCACGGCTAATTTTCAGGACATGACCATTGACAAAATCAATGTGCCAAGTCAATTGATTGGCAACAGCGAAACCTTCCTGAGCGACCGCGAACAAGCCTTCATCCTCGCATCGGCACCCAACACAAAAGTGGCTGCCAACTTTGAATACAGCCGGGGCCGGCTCACACTCGGCACTCGCTTCACTTATTTTGGAAAAGTCACCCTGCTCGGCTATGGTGAAGACGGGCTTGGCATCAACCCAATGGTGCCCACCGACAGCGACCCCAATGAGTTTGTGGCTGACAAATACATCTATGGCGGCAAACTGGTGCCAGACGTGTATGCGGGTTGGAAATTCAACAAAAATTTCACGCTGCACGTCGGCGTGGACAACTTCGCCAACGTGCATCCCGATTTGGGCTTTGTGCCGATTGCCAGCGGCTGGGCATTCAACAACGAGACCGGAGGCCCCTGGGATGCGGTGCAAATGGGCGGCAACGGGCTGCGAGCGTTCACGCGCTTGTCGGTGAATTTCTAAGCGTCCAACAGCTGGCTCACCACCTTCCTCACCCCTGTGGAGGCAGGCTCGGCCACAATGGTCAGGTTGGGCATCCGCGACAATTCGAAGTTGACCTGCGGACGCGGGTCCACATAGTAGAAAGGGATGTGCGGGCTGGCATAAATCATCAGACTGGCAGCGGGATAGACTTGCAAAGAAGTGCCGACTATGATAAAAATGTCGGCCTCGGAGGCTAATCCCGCTGCTGGTTCCAGCATGGGCACCGCCTCGCCAAACCACACAATGTGGGGGCGCAATTGGGCACCGCGCGGGCATTGGTCGCCTAGATGCAAGTCCTTATCCCATTGAAAAACGAGGTCGGGGTGGCGCTCCGAACGAACCTTGCGCAATTCGCCGTGCAAGTGCAGCACTTGGGTGCTGCCAGCGCGTTCGTGCAAGTCGTCCACATTTTGGGTCACGATATGCACGTCGTAGTTTTTCTCCAAATCCACGAGCGCCTTGTGCCCGTCGTTGGGTTGCACCCCAAGGAGCTGAGCGCGGCGTTGGTTGTAGAAATCAAGCACCAGCGCGGGGTTGATGGCCCATGCCTCAGGCGTGGCCACATCCTCGATGCGGCGATTCTCCCAAAGACCATCTGAATCGCGGAAAGTTTTGATGCCGCTCTCGGCGGAGATGCCAGCACCCGTGAGAACGACTATTTTCTTCATGGGGTAAAAATAAGCGGGTAGGTCGTAAGTTAAAAGAAATCATTGAGGGTCATTGAGGGTCATTAGGGGTCATTGAGGGTCATTAGAAGGTCATTAGAGGTCATTAGGGGTCATTAGCAATGGTTCGTGAAGAATTTTCAATCCGGCTCTATGATTTTGGCATTTTTGACCAAGTTGGGTTGGCTGACAACCCTACCAAAAAATAAATCCTGAAGACGCTAAAAAATGCAGCTCATTGATTTCAAATGCTTTTGGTTGATTAAATTTTTCACGAACCATCGATTAGGGGTCATTTTAAAAAACAGACAACCATGTCTGCATTGCTTTTAAAAAATGACCCTTAATGACCCCTCAATGACTTCTTTTAACTTACGACCTACCCGCTTCACATTTTGGTGACAAAGGTTCTCTGCTGACCTGTTGAGATGGGGTAGAGACCACGAACCTATCACACATTGGGGGGGGGCGGAAAACCGAGAGTGTTTGTCTGTCGAGTTGGCCGCCGAGCGCCTCACGCTTGTTTCAGCATTTTATTGCCAAAAATGAGGAGGCCGAGCAAAAGAACTGTGAGGATAATCATCGGATTAAACAGTTTTAAAGGTGACTGAATGGGAATATACGATTCGAGATTGATAACGGCCAAGCATGCTGTTTCGTTTCCGCCAAAATGCGCCGTCGTCGTTTATTAACGCCGTTTTATCGGCATTTAACTACTTCTTAAACAAGGTGTGCTGCAAAATCCAACTCAAGCCCATCACCAACCCGCAGCCCAAAGGATTGTACCACAAAAACGGGTCTTTGCTCACGCCGAAAAACAAGTAGGCAATCACTGCCTGCGTCGCCACCGCCGCCCAAAAAACCGCCTGCCCACCGACTTTTTTCAAGAAAAAAGCCGTGAAAAAAATGCCAAGAATCGTGCCGTAAAACAGCGAGCCGACCATGTTCACCGCCTGAATCAGATTGTCGAACAAGTCGAAATAAATGGCAAAAACAGTGATGATGCCGCCCCAAAGCACCGTCGCCCATTTCGACACCCGGAAATAGTGGTGGTCGTCGCGCCCCGGCGCGAAGGAGCGCCGATAAATGTCGGAAACACTGGTGGCCGTCAGGGCGCTGAGTTCGGAGGCCGTCGAGCTCCACGACGCACAAAAAATCACCGCAATCATCAACCCTATGATACCGACCGGGATGTTTCTCAGGATAAAATTGATGAACACATAGTCGGTGTCTTTGTACTTGGTGTTCAGTTCTTGGGCGTATTTCTGGGGCTTGCTTGTTTTCAACGAATCCAGACCGGGGTCGCCTTTTTTATCGGCGCGGTAGATGAGTTCTTTGGCTTGGAAACGCAGCGATTCGCGCGATTTTTCGAGTTGCCTCAGCATCTCCTCGTGGGCAGAGCGAGCCTGTTCGTCGCCGCGCTGAATAGCTTCGTTCAGCCCGTCCAAGACCGATTGTTTTTCGGCAAAAAGGCTGTCGTTCGCTTGTTCCAATCTCCGAAACGATGTTTCATAATCGCTGTCGCTCACCCACGCGCGATGCTCTTGTTTGAAATGCAGCGGCTGGCTGTTGAATTGGTAGAACACAAACACCATCACCCCCACCGACAACACGAGGAACTGCATCGGGATTTTCACAAAACCATTGAACAGCAACCCAAACCGCGTCTCCCGCAGCGACTTGCCCGACAGATAGCGCCCCACTTGGCTTTGGTCGGTGCCGAAATAGGACAGGAAAAGAAACGTGGCACCGAGTATGCCCGACCAGACATTGTAGCGGTTGCTCCAATCGAACGACCAATCCACCACCTGTGTCTTGCCTGTCGCGCCAGCTATTTGCCACGCCTCCGCCATCCCGATTCCCTCGGGCAATTTCTGCAACACCAACACAAAAGCCAGCACGAGGCCACTGAGCATGATGGTCATTTGCAGCTCCTGCGTGCGGCTCACGGCGGTGCTACCGCCCGAAGTGGTGTAAATCACCACAAAAACCGCCATCAGGAAGTTGGTGAACATTAGGTTCCACCCAAACACCACGCTTAGGATAATGCTCGGTGCGTAGATACTGATGGCAGCCGCCATGCCGCGCTGAATGAGGAACAGCACCGCCGTGAGCGTGCGCATGCGCAGGTCGAATCGCTGCTCCAAATACTCATAGGCGGTCGTCACCCGCAAGCGATAATAGACTGGCAACACGAACACGCACAGGAAAATCATCGCTATCGGCATGCCGAAATAATACTGCACGAATTGCATCCCGTCCGCGAAGCCCTGCCCCGGCGTGCTGAGGAAGGTAATCGCGCTGGCCTGCGTCGCCATGACGCTTAGACCGATGGTCCACCATGGCAGGTCGCGTTTTCCGGCCAAAAAATTTTCACTGGTTCCAACGTTGCGGCTTCTCCAAATACCGTAAACCACGATAAACATCAAAGTGCCGACCAAAACAATCCAATCGAGCGTGTGCATGATTTGTTCTTTTTTTTCTAAAAACTTGGGTAGAGGGTGAAAGGCGGAAGGTAGAGGGTTGTGAGCGGAAATCAGCCATCCGCCCCCAACGATTACTCACCCATGCCTGACAATGGCCCGGGGGGGGGCGGCATGAAATACCGCGCAGAGGTATGCTTCCTCGAATGCATGAGGCACTTTTACGGCTGTTTCTGGCAACTTGCACTCAAAGGCCGCTATTTGACGCTCGCGCACTTCCGGTCAATTTCCTGCTAGTCGAAGGTGCGCCAGAAATAGCTTTCCGGCAAGCTGCCTTGGTAGGAGTTGTGCGCGAATGAGGGGTCGAAATTTCTCGGCATTTGACACTCAACCTCTCATTCAGGCGGTAATTTGAAATCACCGCCTGAATGGCACACGTTTTCAACACTTTGCTTCAACCCCTCATCGCGTTAGGTAGAGGATGGAAGACGGAAGGTGAAGGGCTGTGAGGCTTGATTTTGGGTCGCATACTGTTTTGTGGAGGTAAAATTAGCCCTCCGCCCTTTACCTAAGTTTTTGCAAGGCAAAAATAAAAACTCCGTCAGTCTGATGGCGGAATCTTTGCGAAACCCATCAGTTTGGCGATGAGATTTTCGGCAATCGTTGTGTTTCCGTGCGAATGCGGATAATCGTGTAAGTTTGCTGAAAGGACTTGTCGCCCAAAAACCGAAAAGTATCCGGCAACTTATGGTCAAAAATTACCCATGACGCAAATACGCACAAAAAAATGATGCTTCCTAATATGCCCCTTCCCATGTTTGAGACCCGCGCCAGCGGCAAGCTGCTGCTCACGGGCGAGTACTTTGTGCTGGACGGCGCTTTGGCGCTCGCTGTGCCGGTTCGATTCGGCCAAACGCTCCGCGTGGAGGCTGGAAAGGAGCCATCGCGCCTCTCATGGACGAGCAAGACGGAGAAAGGCATTGCTTGGTTTTTGGCGGAATACGAATTGCCCGCCTTTGCACCGCTTACCTTTACCGACCAAAAAACAGCCCACACGCTGGCAGACATACTGGCTTCGTGCCAGCGGCAGAACCCCTCTTTTCTGGCTGGGAAAGAAGGCTTCAAGGTGCTGACGCAAAACGACTTCCCGCGCGAATGGGGGCTTGGCACCAGCAGCACGCTCATTGCTTCCCTTGCCCAATGGGCGGGCGTGAATCCTTATCACGTTTTGTTCGACACCTTGGGCGGCTCCGGTTACGACATTGCCTGCGCCTACGCCAAAGGAGCCATTTTGTACCGATTGGAAGAAGGGCAATCGCCAGTAGTGCAGCCAGTGGTTATTGAGCCGCCATTCTCCCATTCGCTCTACTTTGTTTATTTGGGAAAAAAACAAGATAGCCGCTTGGGTATTCAAAACTACCGCGAACGCGCCAAAGGCGATACGGGTCAACTCGCCGACATTTCTCGACTCACGGAGCGGTTTTTGGCCGCAAAAAACCTTCCTGAGCTGGATGCCGTCGTCCGGGAGCATGAAATGCTCATCAGCCGCGCACTCGACCTGCCCCGCGCCCATGATTTGTATTTCAGCGATTTTTGGGGCGCGACGAAAAGTTTGGGGGCTTGGGGCGGCGATTTCGTGTTGGCAACCAGCCAGCGCCCCGACGCGGAGACGCGGGCCTATTTTCAGCAAAAAGGCTTCGATGTCGTGCTGAACTGGGCAGAAATGGTGGGGACGCTCACAGGCCCTTGACATCCACGTTGACCCTGCCCTTTGAGAAAAGGCTGACCCGAATGCTCGTCGGCGTGACGCGGGTGTTTTCCACCATCACAGAGTCCAAGACACCTGTGAGCAAAACCCCCGGCGAGAGTTCGTAGTGGTTGAGCGTCTCTTGCACGGAGGTTTTCAGATAATTGATGTCTTCGTCCAAGGGGAAGGTCATGGCCTTTTTCATTTGATTTTTGATGGTGCCTTGAAAGAGCCACGAGGCCGTTCGATGCAGGAAATTGCGGGTATCAATGTGGTAGTCAAGGTCTTTCACCTCAATCTGGTTCTTTTGTGGGTTGTATTCCGGCCTGCCGATGAAGTAGATATTGCCGTTGAAGGAGCCGCTGAGTTTTGAGTTGACCACCAAGCGGTCGTTGTTGCCCCAGAGCTTGATGTCTTCCACTTTCACCTTGTTTTTGCCCGACTCGAACACTTGGCCCACCATCATGCCTTTGGCCAAACGCTCGGCTTCCGGGAAAGGCACATCGGTGGCCACGCGCACATGAAACTCGTCGTTGGCATCGGTGATGTATAGTAGGTTGGGCAAATTGGAGTTTTCGCGGAAGCGCGGTTTTTCGCCAAATGTGACCTCGTTGATGCAGTTGATGGCGATTTTAGTGCGGATGACATCGTTGAAGGTGGTGATGGGGGTCATGGCGATGCCTGTGGGGGTGGTTTTTACCCACATACGGTAAGTGGAATCGAGCAAGATAGGCTCTTGGATGGCCGACCAGACCTCTTGTATGTATGGTTTGAGCGAGATTTGCTGGCTCACCATTCGGTCGAGCGACTGGCTGATGGTCTTTTTGCTTTGGTTGAGCGCGAGGTTGGCTAGGGTCTCGATGCTGATGTTGCCCATCCCGGTTTTCAGTTTTGGCTTTGAGAGCCACTCGTGGTATTCCACGTCGGTGGAAGTAGAAAGCGACCAGTCCTCCTTGATGCTAAACGTGGTTTTCATGTTGAGCGCCAGCTCGGCTTCTGCTTCTGCATCTGCCACGAGCAGGCTTTTTTTCATCCAAAGTTTGAGCGGCACGCGGTATTTGATGGTGTTGCCGCTCAAAAACAGGGAGATGTCCTGCGCTTTCCAGATGGTGAGCATCAGGCCGTCGTTGCCATTGTCGGTATAAGACAGGTCTTCGTAGAGTGCCTTGCCCGTGAGGCTGCGGTTGAGGCTGAGCGCGATGTCGCGCACCGCGACACTGACCGGGACGACGATGTTGGAGACGAGCGGCTGCTCATTGGCAGGGCTGTAGTCTTCTGGCGGCTTGGGGGCATTGGTGATTTTGGAGGATTTGCAAAAGGGCAATAAAAGGATAATGGCTAAAAGACTGAAGCCGGTTTTTGCCGTCATGGATGGAATCGTTTTTTTGAATGAATGAAAGTATGCCGAGACCGCTTCACTTGCGCACCACCACGAATTCCACGCGTCGGTTTTGCGCCCGGCCTTCTTCGGTGTCGTTGGTGGCGATAGGCTGATGTTTGCCAGCGCCCCGATAACGCAGTCGCCCCGGCTTGATTTTGTTTTCGAGCAAAAAGATGACGACCGATTTGGCACGACAGCGAGAGAGAAACTTGTTGTAGTCGTCGTCGCCGATGCTATCGGTGTGACCGATTATTTCGATGACCATATTGGGGTGTTCCTGCATGATTTGCAACAACTTGTTGAGCTCCACATAAGAGCGCGGCATCAGTTCGTCTTTGTCAAATTCGAAGTAGATGTTTTTCAGCGTGATGGGCTTGCCGGGTTCCAATTTTTGCTTGGTCAAGTCATCGGGTTTCACAGGCACCGTGATGAAGGGAGGTATTTTTTTCACCAACACATCGTCTAAGTAGTAGTAGGCGTAGTTGAAACAATCGTCGCGGTGCGCCTTAGCCTGCGTCTTGTCGTCGTCCTTAAAATTGCCGAGCAGCAAATAGTCGTACTCTTTGTCGGCCACAAAAGTGCCGCTCACTTTCACCCATTTGCCACCTGGAGCCTCCACGATGTCTTTTGCGCTGACGTGTGGCTCGGCAAAGACAAACTCCTCCGCCCGCTTTTCGATGCGTTTTTCCGAAAAATAGGCTCCGATATTGTTGATTTGAAGCGAACGCTCCAGTTGCGCCACCCAGAATTCCACCAGATAGGTTTGCCCCATCACAAGCGGTTCGGCCAGCTGTATCTCGATATATTCGCGGCAGTGCGGCTTGCCGTTTTTGCAGCCGTAGAGCGTAAGCCCCGCCATGCTTTTCCCCGTGCGCGGCTTTTGGTCGCCGAAGCCCTTGTCGGCCCAATCACGGGGCACCACCACATCGGGGCCATACACGTCGGGGCTGGTGGTGGTGGCGCTGAACCAATACTTCATGACGTGCCCAAAAAAAGCACCGTTGTATGACCACCCGATGGGAGCGTTGCTGTATCGCTCGAAGCTTGGGTTTGGCACGATATTTTGCGATGAGGGCTGCTGTGAAAAGCCGTTGCAAGGCAAAAGCGTTGCAAGTAGTATGTTTGACCAAATTTTCATTCAAAAGTGGGCACCGTTTTGACTTGCTCGTGCCTCTTTGTCGCGTTTTTAAGCAAAGCATCAAAAGAGGCGAATTTGACAAAATGATGTTTTGGACATCGTTCAAAATTAAGTGTTTTTGAAAATTATATTTGCCAACGCCTGATTTCGCACGAGCAGAGTACCTTTGCGAACAATTTTTTTAATCCATTCAACAACATCAAATGCACCACAAAGATTTAAAAACTCGCAACATCAAATCCATGAATATCGCAGTCATCGGCACCGGTTACGTCGGTCTCGTCACCGGCACTTGCTTCGCAGAAACAGGCAACAACGTCATCTGCGTTGACAACAACGAGCAAAAAGTCAAGCGCCTCCTGAAAGGTGAAATTCCCATCTTCGAGCCGGGGCTTGACGTGCTCTTCGAGCGCAACACCAAAGAAGGCCGCCTTCACTTCACTACCCAACTGCGCGATGCGGTGGAACAGGCGCAAATTATTTTTCTCGCTCTCCCCACCCCTCCGGGTGAAGATGGAAGCGCCGACCTGTCGTACATCATGGGTGTCGCGCGCGATTTGGGCGGCATCATCTCCGAATACAAGGTAATTGTGGACAAAAGTACCGTGCCCGTCGGGACGGCGGAAAAAGTGGCGGCTATTTTGGCGGAAAAACTGCCGAAAAAAATGTTCGACGTAGTTTCCAACCCCGAATTCTTGCGCGAAGGCGTGGCCGTGGAAGATTTTCTCAAACCCGACCGCGTGGTGGTGGGCACGCGCAGCGAAAAGGCACGCAAGCTGATGAAACAGCTCTACGAGCCATTTGTCCGTCAAGGCAACCCCATCTTCTTCATGGATGAACGCTCTGCGGAAATGACCAAATACGCCGCCAACGCTTACCTCGCCACGCGCATTTCCTTCATGAACGAAATCGCCAACCTCTGCGAAAAGGTGGGGGCCAACGTGGACCAAGTGCGCATCGGGATGGGTAGCGACAGCCGCATCGGCAAGCGATTCCTCTTCCCGGGCATTGGCTATGGAGGCTCTTGTTTCCCAAAAGATGTGCAGGCGCTGGCCAAAACAGCAAGCGTACACGCATACGATTTTAAAATTTTGAAATCGGTGATGAAGGTCAACACCATTCAAAAAGGGGTTTTGACGAAGAAAATTCGCAAGTTTTTCAAAAATGACCTCGCCGGGAAAACCTTCGCGGTATGGGGGCTCGCTTTCAAGCCCAACACCGACGACATCCGCGAGGCACCTGCCCTTGTCATCATGGATGAGTTGCTGAACGCAGGCGCGAAAGTGCGCACATTCGACCCAGAGGCTATGGACAATGTGAGAGCGATTTACGGCGACCGCATCCAATTCTGCGACAATATGTACGACGCGCTCATGGGGGCCGACTGCCTAT
This genomic interval from Saprospiraceae bacterium contains the following:
- a CDS encoding TonB-dependent receptor, encoding MKQLTFLIFYLAALGSLSAQNVLKGRVTDENGEPLAGVTVSERGTANGTVTASDGSFSLNYSRVDAVIVFAYTGFATQEVVTDGRSEVNIVMENDDNLLGQIVIIGSRRANRTQTETPVPVDVINVGPAILTTARADITNLLNYAAPSFNYNKQSGADGADHIDLATLRGLGPDQTLVLVNGKRRHQTAFVSVFGTRGRGNSGTDLSAIPVQAIDRVEILRDGASAQYGSDAIAGVMNIILKKNPGQFSADIGVSGHYDNQYNPAFKDNPFGFYEIEDGKKLDGLLYSMGANYGIPVGDKGGVVNLTLNYANQGKTFRQEMDNVLPINTVRRAHGDASMQRFGGMFNAEVPLKENGQLVFYSFGGYHRKESDAYAFTRNFSERPERFPTDGVELIEVPGIIKQDLEGEFFFNPRIRTEVQDISFAAGLNGTFGDDWNWDASNSTGYNNFHFFGNKTFNAGLGAGQTSFDDGGFRFLQNTTNLNFSKLFPYVMEGLNVAFGGEYRYENYQLFAGEEASYLRYGPEIFDIVPIFEGGELIGFDTIYRPAGAQGFPGYQPADEVNANRSCIGVYGDLELDVTNKFLVGLAGRFENYSDFGSTLNGKLALRYKLAPNFNLRGSASTGFRAPSLQQINFSSTFTTVQAGQIAEVKIAPNASTITQAAGISKLKEEKSLNGSVGFSWKPTRALTLTLDGYWVQVKDRVVLSGQFGADDPSLNPNFTGALQSLNVSYAQFFANAVNTTNKGIDIVLDYNTPIGNGNFRGLLTANFQDMTIDKINVPSQLIGNSETFLSDREQAFILASAPNTKVAANFEYSRGRLTLGTRFTYFGKVTLLGYGEDGLGINPMVPTDSDPNEFVADKYIYGGKLVPDVYAGWKFNKNFTLHVGVDNFANVHPDLGFVPIASGWAFNNETGGPWDAVQMGGNGLRAFTRLSVNF
- a CDS encoding riboflavin synthase, with product MFTGIIETLGKVVAVEHDRSNVHFTLESGISHELKIDQSVSHNGACLTVVGLGAHWHRVTAVEETLRRTNLSQWEIGDLVNLERCLPMNGRLDGHIVQGHVDDVAECVEVTETGGSWRFVFRYRPSPEHLLVDKGSVCLNGVSLTVVEPQGDLFSVAIIPYTWEYTNFKTLRPGDAVNVEFDIIGKYIARHLAAYQFNARM
- a CDS encoding NAD-dependent deacylase is translated as MKKIVVLTGAGISAESGIKTFRDSDGLWENRRIEDVATPEAWAINPALVLDFYNQRRAQLLGVQPNDGHKALVDLEKNYDVHIVTQNVDDLHERAGSTQVLHLHGELRKVRSERHPDLVFQWDKDLHLGDQCPRGAQLRPHIVWFGEAVPMLEPAAGLASEADIFIIVGTSLQVYPAASLMIYASPHIPFYYVDPRPQVNFELSRMPNLTIVAEPASTGVRKVVSQLLDA
- a CDS encoding 3-dehydroquinate synthase, which produces MAHQSYLRPMSHIFYLDGCPILLGDLKAHFPAWLRERGYSHLFLVADTNTQELCLPCFLEKTSLQEGFSIEVMPAGERFKNLDTCQRIWLSMLDARLDRRALVINLGGGVVGDLGGFCAATWKRGVDFVQVPTTLLAMTDAAIGGKLGIDFQGVKNTLGVFQNPAAVFVDPAFLKTLPERELRSGLAEIIKHALIGAPSLLGKIMAECVGVTASDALSGDDGWAGVLHASIAVKVRVVQDDPIEKGVRALLNFGHTIGHALESYFLDTAEPLTHGEAIAIGMICESRMGGAVNLEDIIAVNKCFFTHRYIPASAFSALWDLMRQDKKNAAGVVRMTLPGDEPFSMRVVEVRREMMEEGLAFYNSI
- a CDS encoding sodium:solute symporter; the protein is MHTLDWIVLVGTLMFIVVYGIWRSRNVGTSENFLAGKRDLPWWTIGLSVMATQASAITFLSTPGQGFADGMQFVQYYFGMPIAMIFLCVFVLPVYYRLRVTTAYEYLEQRFDLRMRTLTAVLFLIQRGMAAAISIYAPSIILSVVFGWNLMFTNFLMAVFVVIYTTSGGSTAVSRTQELQMTIMLSGLVLAFVLVLQKLPEGIGMAEAWQIAGATGKTQVVDWSFDWSNRYNVWSGILGATFLFLSYFGTDQSQVGRYLSGKSLRETRFGLLFNGFVKIPMQFLVLSVGVMVFVFYQFNSQPLHFKQEHRAWVSDSDYETSFRRLEQANDSLFAEKQSVLDGLNEAIQRGDEQARSAHEEMLRQLEKSRESLRFQAKELIYRADKKGDPGLDSLKTSKPQKYAQELNTKYKDTDYVFINFILRNIPVGIIGLMIAVIFCASWSSTASELSALTATSVSDIYRRSFAPGRDDHHYFRVSKWATVLWGGIITVFAIYFDLFDNLIQAVNMVGSLFYGTILGIFFTAFFLKKVGGQAVFWAAVATQAVIAYLFFGVSKDPFLWYNPLGCGLVMGLSWILQHTLFKK